Proteins encoded in a region of the Rutidosis leptorrhynchoides isolate AG116_Rl617_1_P2 chromosome 9, CSIRO_AGI_Rlap_v1, whole genome shotgun sequence genome:
- the LOC139867664 gene encoding WUSCHEL-related homeobox 4-like encodes MGLSSMKVHQFTRGGRLWGDDHESSSSGLTLGVCKRTLGPINPKLTSSGSTDQSCFTMNNISVSNSSSSNSHVTAAFDLRSFIRPESCSIQLVSPDHKKDSSQVETHPGGTRWNPTQEQIGILEMLYRGGMRTPNAQQIEQITSQLSKFGKIEGKNVFYWFQNHKARERQKQKRNNIGLNHSPRSTPSSSMIKSVSLNPRGEVVESPYKKCRSWSFECLEKDNDQEDNKTLELFPLHPEGISRSS; translated from the exons ATGGGACTTAGTAGCATGAAGGTGCATCAATTCACACGTGGCGGTCGCTTGTGGGGTGACGATCATGAATCGTCCTCCTCTGGCCTCACTCTTGGTGTATGTAAGCGTACATTGGGCCCTATTAACCCTAAGTTAACTAGTAGTGGTAGTACTGATCAAAGTTGTTTCACCATGAACAACATTAGTGTTagcaatagtagtagtagtaatagccATGTGACGGCCGCTTTCGACCTTAGGAGCTTCATTAGACCCGAAAGTTGTTCGATTCAACTTGTTTCGCCCGACCACAAGAAAGATTCTTCTCAG GTGGAGACACATCCAGGAGGAACAAGATGGAATCCGACACAAGAGCAAATTGGGATCTTGGAGATGTTATATAGAGGCGGAATGCGAACTCCAAACgctcaacaaatcgaacaaatcaCGTCACAACTAAGCAAGTTCGGAAAGATAGAAGGAAAAAATGTGTTTTATTGGTTCCAAAATCATAAAGCACGCGAACGACAGAAGCAAAAGCGCAACAATATCGGTCTTAATCATTCGCCAAGATCAACCCCATCGTCCTCCATGATCAAATCCGTCTCATTAAACCCTAGA ggAGAAGTAGTGGAGAGTCCATACAAAAAGTGTAGAAGCTGGTCATTTGAGTGTTTGGAGAAAGATAATGATCAAGAAGATAATAAAACCCTAGAGCTATTTCCATTACATCCAGAAGGAATATCAAGATCATCTTGA